A region from the Pseudonocardia petroleophila genome encodes:
- a CDS encoding PspC domain-containing protein: protein MEQHIDTVPTRPVVRLTRSRDDRMVAGVCGGAARAYGLDPALLRLALVLLTVFGAGAGAIAYVAAWILVPEEPAS from the coding sequence ATGGAACAGCACATCGACACCGTCCCCACCCGCCCCGTCGTCCGCCTCACGCGCAGCCGCGACGACCGCATGGTCGCCGGCGTCTGCGGCGGCGCCGCCCGCGCCTACGGCCTGGACCCGGCCCTGCTGCGCCTGGCCCTGGTCCTGCTCACCGTGTTCGGGGCGGGCGCCGGCGCCATCGCCTACGTCGCCGCGTGGATCCTCGTGCCGGAGGAGCCCGCCTCCTAA
- a CDS encoding TIGR03086 family metal-binding protein, producing MTTTEITDPRPSYARALTWVRELMAAVPADRLDDPTPCAEYDVRALLGHLVATVGRARVIGEGGDPTTEPTVVTGVPDDGWAEAYAAATERMWPVYRADGVLDREVVAPWGRAPARTAVWAYLNETLVHGWDLAVATGQPVEFPDPAVPEQVLAVVAPLVPAAVRGGPVPFAAVVASGPDAGPTERLAHWSGHARP from the coding sequence ATGACCACCACGGAGATCACCGACCCCCGCCCCTCCTACGCCCGGGCCCTCACCTGGGTCCGCGAGCTGATGGCCGCCGTCCCGGCCGACCGGCTCGACGACCCGACCCCCTGCGCGGAGTACGACGTCCGGGCGCTCCTCGGGCACCTCGTCGCCACGGTCGGGCGCGCCCGCGTCATCGGCGAGGGCGGCGACCCCACCACCGAGCCCACCGTCGTCACCGGCGTCCCCGACGACGGGTGGGCCGAGGCGTACGCCGCGGCGACCGAGCGGATGTGGCCGGTGTACCGGGCCGACGGCGTGCTGGACCGCGAGGTCGTCGCCCCGTGGGGCAGGGCGCCCGCCCGGACCGCGGTGTGGGCGTACCTCAACGAGACGCTGGTGCACGGCTGGGACCTGGCCGTCGCCACCGGGCAGCCGGTGGAGTTCCCCGACCCGGCGGTGCCGGAGCAGGTGCTCGCGGTCGTGGCGCCCCTCGTCCCGGCCGCCGTGCGGGGCGGGCCCGTGCCGTTCGCCGCGGTCGTCGCGTCCGGGCCGGACGCGGGTCCCACGGAGCGGCTCGCCCACTGGTCCGGGCACGCCCGCCCCTGA
- a CDS encoding helix-turn-helix transcriptional regulator has translation MRADRLLSLILLLRHRGRMSAAALARELEVSTRTVLRDIEALSLAGVPVYAERGRTGGFALLPGYTTDLTGLTHDEARALLVAGARTPSPALAAAMRKVVAALPDAQRDTATRAAGRVVQRPERMLSDRAADDGGVLRAVQEAVFSARRVRLLYAARDEEPRWRTVDPLGLVDAGGQWYLLGTRDGADRTYRLSRARAAEVLDEPAATAADVDVARLWEERRTRFREGLANLPVRIRVPATRRADLPSTLPVDAEEPDGHHVVLDVRFGGAEHAETVVWGLAPDAEVLAPPELRRAVARRALATARHHDRP, from the coding sequence ATGCGCGCCGACCGGCTCCTCTCGCTGATCCTGCTGCTGCGCCACCGCGGCCGGATGTCGGCCGCGGCGCTCGCGCGCGAGCTGGAGGTCTCCACGCGCACGGTGCTGCGCGACATCGAGGCGCTGTCGCTCGCGGGCGTGCCCGTCTACGCCGAGCGCGGCCGCACGGGCGGGTTCGCGCTGCTGCCCGGCTACACCACCGACCTGACCGGCCTCACGCACGACGAGGCGCGGGCCCTGCTGGTGGCCGGGGCGCGCACCCCGTCACCCGCGCTGGCCGCGGCGATGCGCAAGGTGGTCGCGGCGCTCCCGGACGCCCAGCGCGACACCGCGACCCGGGCCGCGGGCCGGGTCGTGCAGCGGCCCGAGCGGATGCTGTCCGACCGCGCGGCCGACGACGGCGGCGTCCTGCGCGCCGTCCAGGAGGCGGTGTTCTCGGCCCGGCGCGTGCGGCTGCTCTACGCCGCGCGCGACGAGGAGCCGCGGTGGCGCACCGTCGACCCGCTCGGCCTGGTCGACGCGGGCGGGCAGTGGTACCTGCTCGGCACCCGCGACGGCGCCGACCGGACCTACCGGCTCTCCCGGGCCCGCGCGGCCGAGGTGCTCGACGAGCCCGCCGCGACGGCCGCGGACGTGGACGTCGCGCGGCTGTGGGAGGAGCGGCGCACCCGCTTCCGGGAGGGGCTGGCGAACCTGCCCGTGCGGATCCGGGTCCCGGCGACCCGGCGGGCGGACCTGCCGTCGACCCTCCCGGTCGACGCGGAGGAGCCCGACGGCCACCACGTCGTGCTCGACGTGCGGTTCGGCGGCGCGGAGCACGCCGAGACGGTCGTCTGGGGGCTTGCCCCGGACGCGGAGGTGCTGGCCCCGCCGGAGCTGCGCCGGGCCGTGGCGCGGCGCGCGCTGGCCACCGCCCGGCACCACGACCGGCCGTGA
- a CDS encoding ABC transporter substrate-binding protein — MIAARRAGRSALIAGALASSLLLAACGSTADTAGGTEGAGGVITDKGVTDTTITLGIMGDTSGVFKNLGAGLNAGNQLWADDVNAAGGICGRQVEIEVVDHGYKADVAKTLYPQLEPNVLGMVQLLGSPVLAALEPNLIEDDMLAAPASWSSEVLDNPGIMMIGTTYDLEVVNGLAYLQQQGLIADGDTIGHIYIDGEYGGNGLKGSQYYAEQHGLTINEAKVTSTDNDLTGIVTGMRGAGVKAIVLTTTPGQTASALAANQALGLNVPVLGNNPTFDPALLDTPAASALGNLYVSASNAPFSSPNPKAVEVTTEFKAAYPDAPRNAGITTGYTEGLVWQNVLEAACEAGDLSRAGVKTALTTLTSVDTEGLVDVLDYSSPGAPPTRGVYIAQVDGSVEGGLREVAPLFTSPEAESYVAPFQES; from the coding sequence ATGATCGCAGCGCGTAGAGCCGGGCGGTCGGCGCTGATCGCCGGCGCACTGGCCAGCTCACTCCTGCTCGCCGCGTGCGGCAGCACGGCCGACACCGCGGGCGGCACCGAGGGTGCCGGCGGCGTGATCACCGACAAGGGCGTCACCGACACCACGATCACGCTCGGGATCATGGGCGACACCAGCGGCGTGTTCAAGAACCTCGGCGCCGGCCTCAACGCCGGCAACCAGCTGTGGGCCGACGACGTCAACGCCGCGGGCGGCATCTGCGGCCGCCAGGTCGAGATCGAGGTCGTCGACCACGGCTACAAGGCCGACGTCGCGAAGACCCTGTACCCGCAGCTCGAGCCGAACGTCCTCGGCATGGTGCAGCTGCTGGGCTCCCCGGTGCTCGCCGCGCTGGAGCCGAACCTCATCGAGGACGACATGCTGGCGGCGCCGGCGTCGTGGTCCTCGGAGGTGCTCGACAACCCGGGCATCATGATGATCGGCACCACCTACGACCTGGAGGTCGTCAACGGCCTGGCCTACCTGCAGCAGCAGGGCCTGATCGCCGACGGCGACACCATCGGTCACATCTACATCGACGGCGAGTACGGCGGCAACGGGCTCAAGGGCTCGCAGTACTACGCCGAGCAGCACGGCCTCACGATCAACGAGGCCAAGGTGACCTCGACCGACAACGACCTCACCGGCATCGTCACCGGCATGCGCGGCGCGGGCGTCAAGGCCATCGTGCTCACCACGACCCCGGGCCAGACCGCGTCGGCGCTGGCCGCCAACCAGGCGCTCGGGCTCAACGTCCCGGTGCTCGGCAACAACCCGACGTTCGACCCGGCGCTGCTGGACACCCCGGCCGCGTCGGCCCTGGGCAACCTCTACGTCTCGGCGTCCAACGCGCCGTTCTCCTCGCCGAACCCCAAGGCCGTCGAGGTCACCACGGAGTTCAAGGCGGCGTACCCGGACGCCCCGCGCAACGCGGGCATCACCACCGGCTACACCGAGGGCCTGGTGTGGCAGAACGTGCTCGAGGCGGCGTGCGAGGCCGGTGACCTCAGCCGGGCGGGCGTCAAGACCGCGCTCACCACGCTGACCTCGGTCGACACCGAGGGCCTCGTCGACGTGCTCGACTACAGCTCGCCGGGCGCGCCCCCCACGCGCGGCGTCTACATCGCGCAGGTCGACGGCTCCGTCGAGGGTGGGCTGCGCGAGGTCGCGCCGCTGTTCACCTCGCCGGAGGCCGAGTCCTACGTGGCTCCGTTCCAGGAGAGCTGA
- a CDS encoding branched-chain amino acid ABC transporter permease, with amino-acid sequence MSETLTPPATPTTTPPPAPASTPGRNWLKIVATAVFLVVLLLLPVIVGNGGVAYLKLAQYILIGAVGGIGLTLLVGQAGQLSLAHPFFLLVGAVGYAVLAGDPEESDDLVGLGLPPLVAVIGAIVLCGLVGLAFAPVAGRLRGIYLGVASLSLVFLGLWLGQSLDMFSGGTSSGRNAPVFALFGFEFANSTPAPTIAGVAIQKQQRLWYLFLAFALMSYFLARGAVNSRIGRSWRAVRDNEAAATSMGVHVTRVKAGAFVISSAFAGLAGVMTALWLDLVKPDENEFTGTYSLTVAIAFLAVVIIGGLGSVPGAVVGATLVFGLQQFFLLGSQQFGWFADAQFGGFSAVVVSAFVYGSAIVLVILFEPGGMAAIGRRLLGRRRSPDVPSTDDGGRTTPREDRS; translated from the coding sequence GTGTCTGAGACGCTCACCCCGCCCGCCACCCCCACCACGACGCCCCCTCCCGCGCCGGCGAGCACGCCGGGCCGGAACTGGCTCAAGATCGTCGCCACCGCGGTGTTCCTCGTCGTGCTCCTGCTGCTGCCGGTGATCGTCGGCAACGGGGGAGTGGCCTACCTCAAGCTCGCGCAGTACATCCTCATCGGCGCCGTCGGCGGGATCGGCCTGACGCTGCTGGTCGGGCAGGCCGGGCAGCTGTCGCTGGCCCACCCGTTCTTCCTGCTCGTCGGCGCCGTCGGCTACGCGGTGCTGGCCGGCGACCCCGAGGAGTCCGACGACCTCGTCGGTCTCGGGCTGCCGCCGCTGGTCGCCGTCATCGGCGCGATCGTGCTCTGCGGGCTCGTCGGGCTGGCGTTCGCGCCGGTGGCCGGGCGGCTGCGCGGCATCTACCTCGGCGTCGCGTCGCTGTCGCTGGTGTTCCTCGGGCTCTGGCTGGGCCAGTCGCTCGACATGTTCTCCGGCGGCACCTCCAGCGGCCGCAACGCGCCGGTGTTCGCGCTGTTCGGCTTCGAGTTCGCCAACTCCACCCCCGCGCCGACGATCGCCGGCGTCGCGATCCAGAAGCAGCAGCGGCTCTGGTACCTGTTCCTGGCGTTCGCCCTGATGAGCTACTTCCTGGCCCGCGGCGCGGTGAACAGCCGCATCGGCCGCTCGTGGCGCGCGGTGCGCGACAACGAGGCCGCAGCCACCTCGATGGGCGTCCACGTCACCCGGGTGAAGGCGGGCGCGTTCGTCATCTCCTCGGCGTTCGCCGGCCTCGCGGGCGTCATGACCGCGCTGTGGCTGGACCTGGTCAAGCCCGACGAGAACGAGTTCACCGGCACCTACTCCCTGACGGTGGCGATCGCGTTCCTCGCGGTCGTGATCATCGGCGGGCTCGGCTCGGTGCCCGGCGCGGTCGTCGGCGCGACGCTCGTGTTCGGCCTGCAGCAGTTCTTCCTGCTCGGCTCCCAGCAGTTCGGCTGGTTCGCCGACGCCCAGTTCGGCGGGTTCAGCGCCGTGGTCGTGAGCGCGTTCGTCTACGGCTCCGCGATCGTGCTGGTCATCCTGTTCGAACCCGGCGGCATGGCCGCCATCGGCAGGCGGCTGCTGGGCCGCCGCCGCTCCCCAGATGTCCCGTCCACCGACGATGGCGGACGGACCACCCCCCGAGAGGATCGATCATGA